A stretch of Kaistella flava (ex Peng et al. 2021) DNA encodes these proteins:
- the carB gene encoding carbamoyl-phosphate synthase large subunit → MAKRTDIKTILVIGSGPIIIGQAAEFDYAGTQACLSLREEGYKVILINSNPATIMTDVEIADKVYIEPISLEFVSHIIRKERPDALLPTLGGQTGLNMAVELENSGILEECKVEVLGTKLSAINQAEDRDLFRNLMRELNEPVPDSDIVNNVQSALEFAHNIGYPVIVRPAFTMGGTGGGIAHSDDELKEITSFGLKYSPVRQCLIEKSIAGFKEIEYEVMRDKNDNAIVVCNMENIDPVGIHTGDSIVVAPSQTLSDREYQMLRNSSLKIIRALGIEGGCNVQLALDPNSYDYYIIEVNPRVSRSSALASKATGYPIAKIAAKIAVGLTLDEIMNPVTGKTYACFEPALDYVVTKFPRFPFDKFETADRRLSTQMKATGEVMAIGRNFEESLQKAIRSLETGLRHIGLKSKDAAALTDEEIERRIRVCDDERLFIIGDALRRGYDWEKIVEWSKIDKFFIWKIKKLIDFEKVIAENKFDKETLLEAKKLGFSDLSIATLWNSTQKEIFEYRRNNGVMPVYKMVDTCAAEFESETPYFYGTYEEENESVPSNKEKIIVLGSGPIRIGQGVEFDYATVHSVWAIKEMGYEAIIINNNPETVSTDFSISDKLYFEPLTEEDVMNIIDLEKPKGVVVQFGGQTAINLADKLAAHGVQILGTSLEDLDRAENRNKFEAALQEMGIPQPLGKTCFTKEEALVIANEIGFPVLVRPSYVLGGRAMEIVYDEHELSHYMTNAVKENSEHPILIDRYLTGKEVEIDAICDGETVVIPGIMEHIERAGVHSGDSIAVYPPQNINAEQIATLVDYTERLAKGLNVIGLMNIQYVLYQGGVYVIEVNPRSSRTVPFLSKITEIPMANLATKVILGQKLKDLGYKNGLAPVKDGVYVKVPVFSFSKLTRVDISLGPEMKSTGEVMGKDTTLEKALYKGLIGAGRKMPLHGSILFTVADKHKEEACELARRFQEIGFRIWATEGTANYFEENGVRTKIGYKIEENPEINLIDLIQTGKVQYIVNTMTKGKQSERDGFQIRRTSVENGVPCLTSMDTVEAILKVIESMSFKMEQM, encoded by the coding sequence ATGGCAAAACGTACAGATATAAAAACAATTTTAGTTATCGGAAGTGGTCCAATCATCATCGGTCAAGCCGCAGAATTTGATTACGCAGGAACTCAGGCGTGCTTATCTTTAAGAGAAGAAGGCTATAAAGTAATCCTCATCAATTCCAATCCGGCAACCATCATGACCGATGTTGAGATTGCCGATAAAGTTTACATCGAACCAATATCATTAGAATTCGTAAGTCATATTATTCGTAAGGAACGTCCAGATGCGCTTTTGCCAACTTTGGGTGGACAAACTGGTTTAAATATGGCCGTAGAATTAGAAAATTCTGGAATTCTGGAAGAATGTAAAGTAGAAGTTCTCGGAACCAAACTTTCAGCCATCAATCAAGCGGAAGACCGTGATTTATTCCGGAATTTAATGCGTGAATTAAACGAACCCGTTCCAGATTCTGATATTGTAAATAACGTTCAGTCGGCTTTAGAATTCGCTCACAATATTGGTTATCCTGTGATTGTTCGTCCAGCGTTTACGATGGGTGGAACTGGTGGTGGAATTGCTCATAGTGATGACGAATTGAAAGAAATTACAAGTTTCGGTTTAAAATACAGTCCCGTTCGTCAGTGTTTGATTGAAAAATCCATCGCCGGCTTCAAGGAGATCGAGTACGAAGTAATGCGTGACAAAAACGACAATGCGATTGTAGTTTGTAATATGGAAAACATCGATCCTGTGGGAATTCACACTGGAGATTCGATTGTGGTTGCTCCTTCACAAACGCTTTCAGATCGGGAATATCAAATGTTGAGAAATTCTTCATTAAAAATTATTCGCGCTTTAGGAATTGAAGGTGGCTGTAATGTTCAGTTGGCTTTAGATCCAAATTCTTACGATTACTATATCATCGAAGTAAATCCAAGAGTGTCGCGTTCATCGGCTTTGGCAAGTAAAGCAACAGGTTATCCGATTGCTAAAATCGCTGCTAAAATCGCTGTCGGTTTGACTTTAGATGAAATCATGAATCCGGTGACTGGAAAAACTTACGCATGTTTTGAACCTGCTTTGGATTATGTCGTAACGAAATTCCCACGTTTCCCTTTTGATAAATTTGAAACCGCTGACAGAAGACTTTCAACCCAAATGAAAGCAACCGGAGAAGTGATGGCAATCGGTCGAAACTTCGAAGAATCTTTGCAGAAAGCAATTCGTTCTTTAGAAACAGGTTTAAGACATATCGGACTCAAATCAAAAGATGCTGCTGCATTAACCGACGAGGAAATCGAAAGAAGAATCAGAGTTTGTGATGATGAGCGTTTGTTCATTATCGGCGACGCTTTGAGAAGAGGCTACGACTGGGAAAAAATAGTTGAGTGGAGTAAAATTGATAAATTCTTCATCTGGAAAATTAAAAAACTCATCGATTTCGAAAAGGTTATTGCTGAAAATAAATTCGACAAAGAAACTTTACTCGAAGCCAAGAAATTAGGATTTTCAGATTTAAGTATCGCAACATTATGGAACTCTACTCAAAAAGAAATTTTTGAATACCGAAGAAATAATGGAGTAATGCCGGTTTATAAAATGGTCGATACTTGCGCTGCGGAATTTGAAAGTGAAACGCCTTATTTCTACGGAACGTACGAAGAGGAAAACGAAAGTGTTCCTTCCAATAAAGAAAAAATCATCGTTTTAGGTTCTGGTCCAATTCGGATTGGACAAGGTGTAGAATTCGATTACGCCACGGTTCACTCGGTTTGGGCAATAAAAGAAATGGGTTACGAAGCGATTATCATTAATAATAATCCGGAAACCGTTTCCACCGATTTCTCCATTTCCGATAAATTATATTTCGAACCTTTGACCGAAGAAGATGTAATGAACATCATCGATTTGGAAAAGCCAAAAGGAGTCGTAGTTCAGTTTGGTGGACAAACTGCCATTAATTTAGCAGATAAATTAGCCGCACACGGCGTTCAGATTTTAGGAACTTCTCTGGAAGATTTAGACCGCGCCGAAAATAGAAATAAATTTGAAGCCGCACTTCAGGAAATGGGAATTCCACAACCTTTGGGAAAAACCTGCTTTACAAAAGAAGAGGCTTTGGTTATCGCGAATGAAATCGGTTTCCCGGTTTTAGTTCGTCCGAGTTATGTGTTAGGAGGAAGAGCCATGGAAATCGTTTATGATGAGCATGAACTTTCTCATTATATGACGAATGCGGTGAAAGAAAATTCTGAACATCCGATTTTGATTGACCGATATTTAACCGGAAAAGAAGTTGAAATTGACGCAATTTGTGACGGTGAAACAGTAGTGATTCCAGGGATTATGGAACATATCGAAAGAGCAGGAGTTCACTCCGGAGATTCGATCGCCGTTTATCCACCACAAAATATCAACGCTGAGCAAATCGCTACGTTAGTTGATTATACCGAAAGATTAGCGAAAGGATTGAATGTGATTGGCTTAATGAATATTCAATATGTCCTTTATCAAGGCGGTGTTTACGTGATTGAGGTAAATCCAAGATCGAGTAGAACCGTTCCTTTCTTATCAAAGATTACCGAAATCCCGATGGCGAATTTAGCCACGAAAGTAATACTCGGACAAAAATTAAAAGATCTCGGTTATAAAAACGGTTTGGCTCCAGTGAAAGACGGAGTTTATGTAAAAGTTCCGGTCTTCTCCTTTTCAAAATTAACAAGAGTTGATATTTCCCTCGGACCAGAAATGAAATCCACGGGAGAAGTAATGGGGAAAGATACGACGTTGGAAAAAGCCTTATACAAAGGGTTAATCGGAGCCGGAAGAAAAATGCCTTTACACGGCTCAATCCTTTTCACTGTCGCAGATAAACATAAAGAAGAAGCCTGTGAACTCGCACGAAGATTTCAGGAAATTGGCTTCAGAATCTGGGCAACTGAAGGAACTGCAAACTATTTTGAAGAAAACGGCGTTCGCACCAAAATCGGTTATAAAATCGAAGAAAATCCGGAAATTAATTTGATCGATTTAATTCAAACCGGAAAAGTTCAATACATTGTAAATACCATGACCAAAGGAAAACAATCCGAAAGAGACGGTTTCCAAATCCGAAGAACGTCGGTTGAAAATGGGGTTCCTTGTTTAACTTCGATGGATACGGTTGAAGCGATTTTAAAGGTGATTGAAAGTATGAGTTTTAAAATGGAGCAGATGTAA